Proteins from a genomic interval of Nocardia sp. BMG51109:
- the eat gene encoding ethanolamine permease, with protein sequence MSTDAVPATTSTDEYLAKRTLRSGSAGWLLLAGLGVSYVISGDYSGWNFGLAEGGFGGLLIATVLIAAMYFAMVLGMAELSAALPAAGGGYTFARRALGPWGGFATGTAILLEYAIAPAAIATFIGAYVESLNLFGITDGWWVYLAVYALFIGIHLAGVGEALKAMFVITAIALVGLVVFAVAAWGRFETANLTDIPVSADALGASEFLPSGVFGIWAAVPFAIWFFLAVEGVPLAAEEAREPEKNVPKGIIISMSVLLVTGAAVLVLSTGALGAEALSGSGNPLVEALGDGGTAKAVNYIGLAGLVASFFSIVYAYSRQTFALSRAGYLPTGLSVTNRRKAPILALIVPGIAGFVLSLTGAGAMLLNMAVFGAAVSYVLMMVSHIVLRVREPRMRRPYRTPGGVVTTGFALVVACAAVVATFLVDPVAAAWTLAAFVAFLLYFALYSRRRLVANSPDEEFAVLARAEQELE encoded by the coding sequence ATGTCCACCGATGCTGTGCCCGCGACCACGAGCACCGACGAGTATCTGGCGAAACGGACGCTGCGCTCCGGCTCGGCGGGATGGCTGCTACTGGCCGGGCTCGGCGTCAGTTATGTGATCTCCGGCGACTACTCGGGCTGGAACTTCGGTCTGGCGGAGGGCGGTTTCGGCGGTCTGCTGATCGCCACGGTGCTCATCGCGGCGATGTACTTCGCCATGGTGCTGGGCATGGCCGAACTGTCGGCCGCGCTGCCCGCCGCCGGCGGGGGCTACACCTTCGCCCGCCGCGCCCTCGGGCCGTGGGGCGGATTCGCCACGGGCACGGCGATTCTCCTCGAATACGCGATCGCGCCGGCCGCCATCGCCACCTTCATCGGCGCCTATGTGGAATCGCTGAACCTGTTCGGGATCACCGACGGCTGGTGGGTGTATCTGGCGGTGTACGCGCTGTTCATCGGGATCCACCTGGCCGGAGTCGGCGAGGCGCTGAAGGCGATGTTCGTGATCACCGCGATCGCGCTGGTGGGGCTGGTGGTGTTCGCCGTGGCCGCCTGGGGGCGCTTCGAGACCGCCAACCTGACCGACATCCCCGTGTCCGCCGACGCCCTCGGCGCGTCGGAGTTCCTGCCGTCCGGGGTATTCGGGATCTGGGCTGCGGTGCCGTTCGCGATCTGGTTCTTCCTCGCCGTCGAGGGGGTGCCGCTGGCGGCGGAGGAGGCGCGCGAACCGGAGAAGAACGTGCCGAAGGGCATCATCATCAGCATGTCCGTGCTGCTCGTCACCGGGGCGGCGGTGCTGGTCCTGTCCACCGGGGCGCTGGGTGCCGAGGCGCTGTCGGGGTCGGGTAATCCGCTGGTGGAGGCGCTCGGCGACGGCGGCACGGCGAAGGCGGTGAACTACATCGGCCTGGCCGGGCTGGTCGCGAGCTTCTTCTCCATCGTGTATGCGTACTCGCGGCAGACCTTCGCGCTGTCGCGGGCGGGCTATCTGCCGACCGGCCTGTCGGTGACCAACCGGCGGAAGGCCCCGATCCTGGCGTTGATCGTGCCCGGCATCGCCGGATTCGTCCTCTCGCTGACCGGTGCCGGTGCCATGCTGTTGAATATGGCCGTCTTCGGCGCCGCCGTGTCGTATGTGCTGATGATGGTCAGCCATATCGTGCTGCGGGTCCGCGAGCCCCGCATGCGGCGGCCGTACCGCACGCCGGGCGGGGTGGTCACCACCGGATTCGCTCTGGTGGTCGCCTGCGCCGCGGTGGTGGCGACGTTCCTGGTCGATCCGGTGGCCGCGGCGTGGACACTGGCGGCCTTCGTCGCCTTTCTGCTGTACTTCGCCCTCTACAGTCGGCGCCGCCTGGTCGCGAACTCGCCGGACGAGGAGTTCGCGGTGCTGGCGCGCGCGGAACAGGAGCTCGAATGA